Sequence from the Melanotaenia boesemani isolate fMelBoe1 chromosome 21, fMelBoe1.pri, whole genome shotgun sequence genome:
GCAGTTCTAAGCGGTGAGATTATGCTATAAATATCACCCATATTAATGTAAATGTATATATGAAACCATTCTCTTAATAGAACCTTtacctttgtttttatctgtcatTCAGAAGTCTAATGCCAAGGACCCTTGAAAGCCAAATCACTATGGAGAAGACACCGAGCTACTTTGTGACTAAAGAGACTCCACGCCGAATCTCTGCTATGTCCCAAGATACCAAGCTCATTGTGGTTGTCCGTGACCCTGTCACCCGAGCAATATCAGATTACACTCAGACTTTATCCAAAACCCCAGACTTGCCGAGCTTCCAGGAGTTGGCCTTCAGAAACCAGAGCCTTGGCATTGTGGACATGTCCTGGAATGCCATTCGGATTGGCCTGTACGCTCTGCATCTTGAAAACTGGCTCCGCTACTTCCCTTTGACTCAGATCCACTTTGTGAGTGGAGAGCGTCTTATCACAGACCCAGCAGGGGAGTTGGCTCGGGTGCAGGACTTCCTTGGATTAAAACGCATCGTGACCGACAAACACTTCTATTTCAACCGCACCAAGGGCTTCCCTTGCCTTAAAAAGCCAGAGAGCAGTGGATCGCCTCGATGTCTGGGCAAGTCCAAGGGCAGAACTCATGTGCAGATAGACAGAGAGGCTATCGAGCAGCTACGAGATTTCTACAGACCTTATAATGAAAAGTTCTATGAAATGGTGGGGCATGACTTCAAGTGGGAGTAGAAGCCGAACACTGTATTTTTACATGTAACAAGtcatttggatttaaaataGTTTGCCTCAAGTAAGACTGAGGTGGTCTCTAGacaattttaaaattctttcatGTGACTCTAATGAACAAAAGCACTTGCACTTGCGGTTACCAACAACAGCATCCTGTTTGTTGCTAGCCATAGTTGTAGCTTCAAGATTATACTATTATGGTTGGACTATCTGTAGAGTATTGCTGACTAGTTTGCTGACTTCCTCATAGAAGAGGGGATTCCAAGGATTAGTTCCTCTCAAAGTCTCCCTCACTAATCAAGGCAGAGCTTAAATGCAAGACCTTGGAAAATGTCAGTGAAGTCTTCAGGGAGAGCAGTATTAAGCTGCAGCACTGTGGTGAGAAGTCCAAAATGTAAAGCCATATAGGAAGTATGAACCACGTGATTTTTTTAAGCTCAGCATGACTCAGATAAATTAGTATATGCATTAACATCAGTGCTTTGTTTGCaaagtgtgtgtatatttttgtAACAAGGGTATCTTATCACAATGCTTGTCCATGAACTTCATTAAAGGAAACCCACTCCCACTCTCTGCTTTTGCTTGGTGTCGAGAAACACCAGCACTGAAAAAGCCACTTCAATGAAAAATCTGAGCCTCTTAGAAAATGGTTGGctctttaccttttttttctctcttttcacaTATAGTTTGTTCGGTTATGGTTCAGACCACCATTCTTTGAGGCTGATTGCATGCTGTAAGGTTGTCGTGTGCCTCAGAGCTGGCGGTAGGGGTATGAGTGGGTGTAGGTGTAAGGAATTTCAATCACTTTTCAAAGACAAACTAGAGAACACCTGGACGTGGTGGGTTATCAAATAGATTCTGGAACCGTGTGTCACAATATTGCAGTGAAAAGTTTAGATGAAGTTGTGTGAATACTAAAGCAAGCTCTGACCTTCCTGCAAAAGCAAAAGAACATTTGATGATACGTGAACATGGATTGTATTCTGTGGTTTAGAGGCATTTGCATGAAATGACATTCAAATTCCATTCAGACAACATGATATTATGGGTatcattaaatgtattttttaaaagaggcCACTTTATCATGTTTGTGTTAATCCAATTTTCTCGCTGTCTCACTGTTGTAGCTTTTGCTGCACTGACAAATCAGCAAAGTTATAAAGTGAAGCAAAAGGGAGTAGAAAACACTTCACTGACAGTGCTTATTGTGCTTCCTTCATTTACTACAGAGTGAAGATGAGCCTGAAAGAGAAACATAGTGTGCTGGACAGAGGCTGATAAGATGTGGTGCAGCTATGTTAGAAAAATAATTGGTTTTTAGAACATTATACATGGACAAACTATTCTAATAATCCATCAAAATGAAATTACAAGCCTGTGcaaaattgctttaaaaaagtttaatttagtaCATCTCAATGTAAATACAAGGGAAGAAGCTGAAAGTTTTGGGGTGTAAGAAGTAGAACTTCTTCTATTTAATATTCACGGGAATTTTCTTGACATAACAAAGCACCCCCACCTTCACTCCCCCTCTGTGATCCAGATATGTAATAACTTTTTCACCAACTTTTTAGTTGCTTAATTGATATGACAATAAATTTTTCAAAAACACTGTCACTTTGTTCAGTGGTGAGTTGTAAGAGAGGTTTTAGTTCATATGGAGATATTTGtctaaactcttttttttaactcattaattAAATGTAGTCTGCACAAAGACATCCTTTCAATGGATTTAGTGTTTCCCATAAAATGTTATGCAATTATACATAGTATGAGAAACAAAAAAGGGCTGCCAGCATGCTTCTGAACCATCTTATAGAAGTAATTCAAgtcataaatttaatttattttgacatgAGTTAGCTATTACAGCTTGATTTTTGCAACAATTTAGCAAAATAGTTCGGTGAGTAGAAAGAAACACTAAGACAGTGGTCTTGAGTGTGACTCCTGGGGGTGTATCAGCTAATTATACTGTAGTTTTCACTAAAATCTGGACTAAATGTATACCATAATCTATATTTTTGTCTGAGTCCAAAGCCTAAGCCTATACAAACAGGctaattttttaaacacatttagcCTTGATGCCTAAAAGACACCATTTGAAAGTATTTCTCAGTTGGACTATTGCATATATGCATTAGAGTTTGCAAAAGGATGCCAACTAGAAAGACAACTTTATAAATACTGCATGTGCCAGACTAGTAAATCAAAGTAAAATTGaagtgaaaatatatttatattcctTGTTTATATTATGTATATTCCTTATTAACTATATCTATTAAAAGGTTGTTAACCAGCAGCATGTTTACACTAATGAGCTGGTTTTTTTATAAGATAGCCTTTATTGTCGTTGCACTGTTAGGTACAACAAATTGATTTGCTCAGGAGCACAAAAAACGGACGTTCCcttaaaatagagaaaaaataccaatataaaaatagaattaaaaactaGGATGTGTAAGTTAAGATTTTAAGCTGCTATGGGCCTCATTAAATAAGATACTGAAAACAGGAGGAGATAGGATGCAGGTTGACTGTTGTTTAAGTGGCTGGGTGAGGGCTTTATGGCAGACTTATTTACAAGGGAAAACTAAAATCCATATTAAACAAATGTTAGTAAATGTATCAAACCCCATTGAATCAAACCCAGttgctgtttaaaaatgcattattcctgaatcataatataTTTTGTGTATCTGGAAATGTTTCAAATCCTTCTGACAAGAAGGCGGGCGATGCTCCGTCAACTTCAGGTTACAAGTCACTCAGATAGATAGTATTCTCTTTCAATTTCATAAGCAGCACAGGGGTAACTTACTCAGGAGTTGTTATGTATCTTTTGACCCCCTGTGCCCCAagcaatttttttaaacttctcaCAAAAACAACATCCTCAGATTCAGTCAGTAGCAGCTCAGCaactgtaaagcaaaatgaaacaaCCTTCTATTCCCATGGGACACCAAGGAGAATTCTGAAATATGTTAAGTCTTTTTATCCGTAACCACAGGCCAGAGTgagatataaatatatttaaaaaaactataaaaaaattgCCCCTTTGCCTTCGTCTAATTAAAACTGTGAATTAGAGAAAACTGACAGACTAGTTCTGAAACTTGAATGCAGATCTACTAAATTTGttgcaaaagaaataaaagtgcaACCTATGCAGCCACCCCCAGCACAGGAAGATGCAGGCAAATAGAAAGCTGAcatcacatctgttttattaacTAACAATACTCAAAAACAACTATCTCACTTTGTTTTCTACATACCTCAGCAGCTAAACACATTTATCTGTTTGAATACTATTTCATCTTAAGTTTTCTTGAAATTTGCATGTCCCAGCATTTGCTTTGAAGCTTCCCAGAGTTTGGCATTAGAAAACCAGAAAGTTGAGCAGAAGAAACCTGCTCTTATCTTAGCCATGTTTAGACTGTCATTCTCTCATTGTTCCACTCTTCTGCAAATGGCCACAttgttaaaagagaaaaaaaaatcatgaaagaTGCTCCTGTCTCTGTTACCCTCCTTCAACCCTGattccttccttttcttcttcatctatCCTTAGTGCTTCTCTTTCACTGTCTCTGTCCCAACATTCATTAAACTCACAGGACCTCCGGGTGGGTTGGTGGATGGGGGGGGGGTATAAGCACCACCTCTGATGCCCTTCTTGTCATCATGCTCGCCAGCAGCTCATTTCTGTAGCTCACTGAGCACGCACAGGTGAGCTTCCACCCAGTCCTCACTGCGAGTGGCAACCCCTCTCTATGGTACACGGGGGTCCTAATTAGGCCTGAGGGTTGGAGAGAAGCAATCCCCCAGAACAAGCATCAGCTAGAGTCTGATTAGACTCTGCTAGTGAACGGCTCTCCAGAGATTGCTTGCAGGTCAaatctcttcttctctttctacctCTCCCTCTCCTGCACATacatactgtacacacacactcacacacatatactcaGCTTCCTTTTCAAATATGAATTCCCCCCAGGAACCAGCCCATGCAAATCATAAAATCCTTTGCATTTTCAAGTACTGCGATGTGACCTATTTGCACAAAAACTAATGAGGTGCTTGTTAAGCTTAATGAGTATTTGATGTGTGAATATTGTGTTGATTAGTATTTTCTCTTGTTATAAAACATCTTGAATTACTATACAAGGTAATGTTTAGCATGCTGGTTGTCAGGATTGCATTTCTAATCAAAAAATCTCCTATCGAGCAAAGTTCTCATTGCCTCATCCTCAAGAA
This genomic interval carries:
- the LOC121632542 gene encoding heparan sulfate glucosamine 3-O-sulfotransferase 2-like, translated to MACVLLFSRLVPFSHRLKGTSVCLLSLFLSYLCYCALLPNDTVMQKPGDPTPSCQPADGAKRRLQKSLSCLAPIDARTSSADGTSQLKTDQRHPSTPHVVRNDTPSPPVSHLKFGNKKLPNAIIVGVKKGGTRAVLEFIRIHPDVRAAGTETHFFDRNYDRGLEWYRSLMPRTLESQITMEKTPSYFVTKETPRRISAMSQDTKLIVVVRDPVTRAISDYTQTLSKTPDLPSFQELAFRNQSLGIVDMSWNAIRIGLYALHLENWLRYFPLTQIHFVSGERLITDPAGELARVQDFLGLKRIVTDKHFYFNRTKGFPCLKKPESSGSPRCLGKSKGRTHVQIDREAIEQLRDFYRPYNEKFYEMVGHDFKWE